GGCCCATCATCGCGCAGCCAGATGCCGGGCATGAAGGAAAACTGCGCAAACGACCTCCCGCCCCACAAATGAAACGCATTCACCGCGCCCACACCGATCCACACATCGCCCAGACTGTCCACCGAGGCGCCGATGGAGGGTTGAAAAGGGCCGAAGCTGAGCGGCAGGTCGTGGCGATAGTAAGCCTCGGCCCCGATGGAATCGGCCTCGAATATCAGTTTTCCTGCTGAGGCAACATGGCGTGCCACGATGGATGCGGGTTTCATGCAACCCGTGTCGCAGTAATTGACCCACATATCGATCAAACCGGTCAGCAGAAACAAGACCGCGAGCGTGCCATCCATCGTGCATCCTTCCATGTTCTCAGACAAGTAACCTGAGCAAATAGCAAAGTCACGTGCCCGACATCACATCGGCTTGCCGTATCTTGCAGCTGTGGACATCTACCTGAAAGACGAACGCACTCGTCCGAAGGATTGCCTCAAGCATCGGCTTACTCGGTCGTTGTTCTTGTATGCGCTGTGCAATGGCCAAATTCGGGAAGACACCCTAAGATGGCCACGACATATCAATCGCGTGTCAGAACGCTGATTAGTCAGCTTGGCCACCAAGATCGCCCCCCAGAAGCGCAAGAAGCCTTATGATCCCCAGTAGATCGGATCATTTTCCGCCCTCTGAAGTGGTCCCAGAAAACTGGACAGTCAGCTAAGGTGTATCCCAAACTTTTGAAGGGATACGAGAATGGCGAAGCGCCGGAATTTCACAGACCAGTTTAAGGCCAGGGTGGCGTTGGAAGCTCTGCGCGGTGACAAGACCGTGCAAGAGATTGCCGCGAAGCATCAGTTGCACCCGA
The nucleotide sequence above comes from Aliiroseovarius sediminilitoris. Encoded proteins:
- a CDS encoding acyloxyacyl hydrolase; protein product: MDGTLAVLFLLTGLIDMWVNYCDTGCMKPASIVARHVASAGKLIFEADSIGAEAYYRHDLPLSFGPFQPSIGASVDSLGDVWIGVGAVNAFHLWGGRSFAQFSFMPGIWLRDDGPMLGHPVEFRSGIDAGYERADGVRYSLSLDHRSNGDIAPINPGLETLQLRVSIPNP